In Fimbriimonadaceae bacterium, a single window of DNA contains:
- a CDS encoding prepilin-type N-terminal cleavage/methylation domain-containing protein, protein MSKKGGFTLVEIMIVVLVISIMLAIAVPSWLKVRETSNQTACDDNRRVINQAKQMWIQDQGKVATDTATAADLAPYMKSFPKCPENGIYTIGNGNAEVHCSIHYP, encoded by the coding sequence ATGTCAAAGAAAGGCGGCTTTACGCTCGTTGAGATCATGATCGTGGTGCTGGTCATCAGCATCATGTTGGCCATCGCTGTGCCTTCTTGGCTCAAAGTAAGGGAGACGAGCAACCAGACTGCCTGCGACGACAACCGCCGCGTCATCAACCAGGCCAAGCAGATGTGGATCCAAGACCAAGGCAAGGTCGCGACCGACACCGCGACGGCCGCCGATCTCGCGCCCTACATGAAGTCCTTCCCCAAGTGCCCCGAAAACGGCATCTACACGATCGGCAACGGCAATGCCGAAGTCCATTGCTCGATCCACTATCCGTGA